In Carya illinoinensis cultivar Pawnee chromosome 9, C.illinoinensisPawnee_v1, whole genome shotgun sequence, the following are encoded in one genomic region:
- the LOC122275095 gene encoding probable purple acid phosphatase 20 isoform X2 gives MAVRGGLRLFLTSAVLAMAFAGFFGGVDSYNRRPMRKTLVVRNLADDLDAVSPQQVHLSVVGEDKMRISWITETSTPATVQYGTSPGNYEFSADGTTSSYSYLIYDSGDIHDTVIGPLKPNSVYYYRCGIDSTREFSFKTPPAQFPVKFAVVGDLGQTGWTQSTLQHIAESNYDMLLLPGDLSYADLIQPLWDSFGRLVEPLASQRPWMVTQGNHEIEKIPLIHSERFTAYNARWRMPFEQSGSGSNLFYSFNVAGVHVIMLGSYTDFDPNSAQFKWLEADLGKIDRNKTPWTVVLIHAPWYNSNTAHQGEKESIDMKASMEGLLYGARVDVVFAGHVHAYERFTRVYNGQTDNCGPVHITIGDGGNHEGLASEYEDPMPDISIFREPSFGHGQFEVVNATHALWTWHRNDDDSAVPSDSVWLRSLSSDTAFKVKT, from the exons ATGGCTGTGCGAGGAGGGCTGAGGCTGTTTCTAACATCAGCAGTACTGGCCATGGCCTTCGCCGGATTCTTTGGTGGCGTAGATTCCTACAATCGGCGGCCTATGCGCAAGACCCTCGTCGTTCGTAATCTCGCGGACGATCTTGACGCTGTTTCTCCGCAACAG GTGCATTTATCTGTAGTTGGGGAAGACAAAATGAGGATTTCATGGATTACTGAAACCTCAACCCCAGCAACAGTACAATATGGTACCTCTCCTGGGAACTACGAGTTTTCTGCAGATGGGACTACATCTTCGTAcagttatttgatttatgattctGGGGATATTCATGACACTGTGATTGGTCCATTGAAGCCCAATTCAGTATATTACTACCGTTGTGGCATAGATTCCACCCGCGAGTTCAGTTTCAAAACCCCACCAGCTCAATTCCCAGTCAAATTCGCTGTTGTTG GCGATCTTGGACAGACTGGGTGGACCCAATCAACTCTCCAACACATAGCAGAATCGAACTACGATATGCTGCTACTTCCAGGAGACTTATCGTATGCAGATCTCATTCAGCCTTTATGGGATTCATTTGGAAGGCTTGTCGAGCCACTGGCTAGCCAGAGGCCTTGGATGGTGACGCAAGGCAACCATGAGATTGAGAAGATCCCACTCATTCACAGCGAACGCTTCACAGCCTACAATGCAAGATGGCGCATGCCATTCGAACAGAGTGGCTCGGGATCAAATCTCTTCTATTCTTTCAATGTCGCCGGAGTGCATGTCATCATGTTGGGTTCGTACACAGATTTTGATCCTAACTCAGCACAGTTCAAGTGGTTAGAGGCAGACTTGGGGAAGATTGATAGGAACAAAACTCCGTGGACAGTAGTTCTTATTCATGCGCCCTGGTACAATTCTAATACAGCTCATCAGGGTGAGAAAGAGTCGATTGACATGAAGGCATCCATGGAAGGGTTACTTTACGGAGCTCGCGTGGATGTTGTTTTTGCCGGACATGTACATGCCTATGAGCGCTTT ACTCGCGTTTACAATGGGCAAACTGATAATTGTGGTCCGGTGCATATCACCATTGGAGATGGTGGGAACCACGAAGGACTTGCCAGCGA GTATGAAGATCCAATGCCTGATATATCCATTTTCAGGGAGCCGAGCTTTGGACACGGGCAATTTGAGGTGGTGAATGCAACCCATGCGCTCTGGACATGGCACAGAAATGATGATGACTCAGCAGTTCCCAGTGATTCAGTATGGTTGAGAAGCCTATCATCTGACACTGCTTTTAAAGTGAAAACCTGA
- the LOC122275095 gene encoding probable purple acid phosphatase 20 isoform X1 yields MQEERTKPIAILRDGICQSVTMAARELGLFLVSMGLALNGCLGSLNTYNRPPSRPTIVNHLENLKSASPQRVHLSVVGEDKMRISWITETSTPATVQYGTSPGNYEFSADGTTSSYSYLIYDSGDIHDTVIGPLKPNSVYYYRCGIDSTREFSFKTPPAQFPVKFAVVGDLGQTGWTQSTLQHIAESNYDMLLLPGDLSYADLIQPLWDSFGRLVEPLASQRPWMVTQGNHEIEKIPLIHSERFTAYNARWRMPFEQSGSGSNLFYSFNVAGVHVIMLGSYTDFDPNSAQFKWLEADLGKIDRNKTPWTVVLIHAPWYNSNTAHQGEKESIDMKASMEGLLYGARVDVVFAGHVHAYERFTRVYNGQTDNCGPVHITIGDGGNHEGLASEYEDPMPDISIFREPSFGHGQFEVVNATHALWTWHRNDDDSAVPSDSVWLRSLSSDTAFKVKT; encoded by the exons ATGCAAGAGGAGCGTACGAAACCTATAGCTATCCTCAGAGATGGAATATGCCAATCTGTCACAATGGCTGCGCGAGAACTGGGGCTGTTTCTCGTATCAATGGGCCTCGCCTTGAATGGTTGTTTGGGCAGTCTCAATACGTACAATCGGCCGCCGTCCCGCCCGACCATTGTGAATCATTTGGAAAATCTTAAGTCTGCTTCTCCTCAGCGG GTGCATTTATCTGTAGTTGGGGAAGACAAAATGAGGATTTCATGGATTACTGAAACCTCAACCCCAGCAACAGTACAATATGGTACCTCTCCTGGGAACTACGAGTTTTCTGCAGATGGGACTACATCTTCGTAcagttatttgatttatgattctGGGGATATTCATGACACTGTGATTGGTCCATTGAAGCCCAATTCAGTATATTACTACCGTTGTGGCATAGATTCCACCCGCGAGTTCAGTTTCAAAACCCCACCAGCTCAATTCCCAGTCAAATTCGCTGTTGTTG GCGATCTTGGACAGACTGGGTGGACCCAATCAACTCTCCAACACATAGCAGAATCGAACTACGATATGCTGCTACTTCCAGGAGACTTATCGTATGCAGATCTCATTCAGCCTTTATGGGATTCATTTGGAAGGCTTGTCGAGCCACTGGCTAGCCAGAGGCCTTGGATGGTGACGCAAGGCAACCATGAGATTGAGAAGATCCCACTCATTCACAGCGAACGCTTCACAGCCTACAATGCAAGATGGCGCATGCCATTCGAACAGAGTGGCTCGGGATCAAATCTCTTCTATTCTTTCAATGTCGCCGGAGTGCATGTCATCATGTTGGGTTCGTACACAGATTTTGATCCTAACTCAGCACAGTTCAAGTGGTTAGAGGCAGACTTGGGGAAGATTGATAGGAACAAAACTCCGTGGACAGTAGTTCTTATTCATGCGCCCTGGTACAATTCTAATACAGCTCATCAGGGTGAGAAAGAGTCGATTGACATGAAGGCATCCATGGAAGGGTTACTTTACGGAGCTCGCGTGGATGTTGTTTTTGCCGGACATGTACATGCCTATGAGCGCTTT ACTCGCGTTTACAATGGGCAAACTGATAATTGTGGTCCGGTGCATATCACCATTGGAGATGGTGGGAACCACGAAGGACTTGCCAGCGA GTATGAAGATCCAATGCCTGATATATCCATTTTCAGGGAGCCGAGCTTTGGACACGGGCAATTTGAGGTGGTGAATGCAACCCATGCGCTCTGGACATGGCACAGAAATGATGATGACTCAGCAGTTCCCAGTGATTCAGTATGGTTGAGAAGCCTATCATCTGACACTGCTTTTAAAGTGAAAACCTGA
- the LOC122275095 gene encoding probable purple acid phosphatase 20 isoform X3, translated as MRISWITETSTPATVQYGTSPGNYEFSADGTTSSYSYLIYDSGDIHDTVIGPLKPNSVYYYRCGIDSTREFSFKTPPAQFPVKFAVVGDLGQTGWTQSTLQHIAESNYDMLLLPGDLSYADLIQPLWDSFGRLVEPLASQRPWMVTQGNHEIEKIPLIHSERFTAYNARWRMPFEQSGSGSNLFYSFNVAGVHVIMLGSYTDFDPNSAQFKWLEADLGKIDRNKTPWTVVLIHAPWYNSNTAHQGEKESIDMKASMEGLLYGARVDVVFAGHVHAYERFTRVYNGQTDNCGPVHITIGDGGNHEGLASEYEDPMPDISIFREPSFGHGQFEVVNATHALWTWHRNDDDSAVPSDSVWLRSLSSDTAFKVKT; from the exons ATGAGGATTTCATGGATTACTGAAACCTCAACCCCAGCAACAGTACAATATGGTACCTCTCCTGGGAACTACGAGTTTTCTGCAGATGGGACTACATCTTCGTAcagttatttgatttatgattctGGGGATATTCATGACACTGTGATTGGTCCATTGAAGCCCAATTCAGTATATTACTACCGTTGTGGCATAGATTCCACCCGCGAGTTCAGTTTCAAAACCCCACCAGCTCAATTCCCAGTCAAATTCGCTGTTGTTG GCGATCTTGGACAGACTGGGTGGACCCAATCAACTCTCCAACACATAGCAGAATCGAACTACGATATGCTGCTACTTCCAGGAGACTTATCGTATGCAGATCTCATTCAGCCTTTATGGGATTCATTTGGAAGGCTTGTCGAGCCACTGGCTAGCCAGAGGCCTTGGATGGTGACGCAAGGCAACCATGAGATTGAGAAGATCCCACTCATTCACAGCGAACGCTTCACAGCCTACAATGCAAGATGGCGCATGCCATTCGAACAGAGTGGCTCGGGATCAAATCTCTTCTATTCTTTCAATGTCGCCGGAGTGCATGTCATCATGTTGGGTTCGTACACAGATTTTGATCCTAACTCAGCACAGTTCAAGTGGTTAGAGGCAGACTTGGGGAAGATTGATAGGAACAAAACTCCGTGGACAGTAGTTCTTATTCATGCGCCCTGGTACAATTCTAATACAGCTCATCAGGGTGAGAAAGAGTCGATTGACATGAAGGCATCCATGGAAGGGTTACTTTACGGAGCTCGCGTGGATGTTGTTTTTGCCGGACATGTACATGCCTATGAGCGCTTT ACTCGCGTTTACAATGGGCAAACTGATAATTGTGGTCCGGTGCATATCACCATTGGAGATGGTGGGAACCACGAAGGACTTGCCAGCGA GTATGAAGATCCAATGCCTGATATATCCATTTTCAGGGAGCCGAGCTTTGGACACGGGCAATTTGAGGTGGTGAATGCAACCCATGCGCTCTGGACATGGCACAGAAATGATGATGACTCAGCAGTTCCCAGTGATTCAGTATGGTTGAGAAGCCTATCATCTGACACTGCTTTTAAAGTGAAAACCTGA
- the LOC122276342 gene encoding probable purple acid phosphatase 20, with protein MGVRDLRLFLLFALPLAFAGLFFGGVYSYNRPPVRKILSHVPHSYGDDHNPASPQQVHISMVGEDKMRISWITESSTPATVEYGTSPTKYEFSANGTTSSYRYSILYKSGEIHDVVIGPLKPNTLYYYRCGPASGRDFTFKTPPAQFPIKFAVVGDLGQTEWTDSTLQHVAKSNYDMLLLPGDLAYADFYQLFWDSFGRLVEPLASQRPWMVTQGNHEVERIPVFHSKPFTAYNARWRMPFEQSGSDSNLYYSFNVAGVHIIMLGSYTDFEPSSPQYKWLEADMGKIDRKRSPWIVVLVHAPWYNTNTAHQGEKESDEMKASMEGLLYQARVDVVFTGHVHAYERFTRVYNGKANNCGPVHITIGDGGNQEGLASKYEDPRPDISIFREASFGHGQFEVVNATHALWTWHRNDDSTAFVSDSIWLRSLSSDPACQYRGQR; from the exons ATGGGTGTGCGAGACTTGCGCTTGTTTCTATTATTTGCGCTACCCTTGGCCTTCGCCGGCTTATTCTTTGGTGGCGTTTATTCGTACAACCGCCCGCCTGTCCGCAAGATTCTCTCTCATGTTCCTCACTCGTATGGAGATGATCATAATCCTGCTTCCCCTCAACAG GTGCACATATCTATGGTTGGCGAGGACAAAATGAGGATTTCATGGATTACCGAAAGCTCCACCCCGGCAACAGTAGAATATGGTACATCCCCAACGAAATACGAGTTTTCTGCAAATGGGACTACATCCTCGTACCGTTACTCGATTTTGTACAAGTCCGGGGAAATACATGACGTAGTAATTGGTCCCTTGAAGCCGAATACATTATACTACTATCGTTGCGGTCCAGCTTCAGGCCGTGACTTCACTTTCAAAACCCCACCAGCTCAATTCCCAATCAAATTTGCTGTTGTAg GTGATCTTGGACAGACTGAGTGGACCGACTCAACCCTCCAACACGTAGCAAAATCGAATTACGACATGCTGCTACTGCCAGGAGACTTAGCTTATGCTGATTTCTACCAGCTTTTTTGGGATTCATTCGGCAGGCTTGTGGAGCCACTGGCAAGCCAGCGGCCTTGGATGGTAACCCAAGGCAACCACGAGGTTGAAAGGATTCCAGTCTTCCACTCCAAACCCTTCACAGCCTACAATGCAAGATGGCGCATGCCATTTGAACAGAGTGGATCGGACTCCAACCTATACTATTCTTTTAATGTAGCTGGGGTTCATATTATCATGTTGGGTTCGTACACGGATTTTGAGCCTAGTTCACCACAGTATAAGTGGTTAGAGGCAGATATGGGGAAGATTGATCGGAAAAGATCTCCATGGATAGTAGTGCTTGTTCATGCGCCGTGGTACAATACGAATACTGCTCATCAGGGGGAGAAAGAGTCGGACGAGATGAAGGCTTCCATGGAAGGGCTACTTTATCAAGCTCGCGTGGATGTTGTTTTCACTGGACATGTGCACGCATATGAGCGCTTT ACTCGCGTTTACAATGGGAAAGCTAACAATTGTGGCCCAGTGCATATCACCATTGGCGATGGTGGAAACCAAGAAGGCCTTGCCAGCAA GTATGAAGATCCAAGGCCTGATATATCCATTTTCAGGGAGGCGAGCTTTGGACATGGCCAATTTGAGGTGGTGAATGCAACCCATGCGCTCTGGACATGGCACAGAAATGACGATTCCACCGCCTTTGTTAGTGACTCAATCTGGTTGAGAAGCCTATCCTCTGATCCTGCTTGCCAATATCGAGGGCAACGCTGA
- the LOC122276343 gene encoding protein LITTLE ZIPPER 3: protein MERLNSKLYLQNCYIMKENEKLRKKAQLLNQENQALLSELKQKLSNGNTKNNATDNIPDLNLSSSSTQNPSSSSN, encoded by the coding sequence ATGGAAAGGCTGAACTCAAAGCTGTACTTGCAGAACTGTTACATAATGAAAGAGAATGAGAAGCTAAGGAAGAAAGCACAGCTTCTCAACCAGGAGAATCAAGCGCTTCTCTCTGAGCTCAAACAAAAGCTCTCCAACggaaatacaaaaaacaatgcAACAGACAATATTCCTGACCTCAATCTCAGCTCCAGCTCGACCCAGAATCCTTCCAGTTCCAGTAACTGA
- the LOC122276344 gene encoding CAAX prenyl protease 2 isoform X2 yields the protein MEEEVVSKGTAVVACTAMTLSYVAILYAPTLILRLPPPPSFNIFMIRRFVCAAISSIVSLLICALILPIRRKEASVLLGVYGIQVDHIWQAVVFPVFLTSLMYAGSLVLKSLVLVESWRDNVHHNEGVSVECIKIIVQKLIASIVSVTSNVLAWRNFVVAPLTEELVFRACMIPLLLCGGFKPYTVIYLCPIFFSLAHLNHLMEFYSKQNYSWAKTSMVVGLQLGYTVIFGSYASFLFIRTGHLIAPLVAHMFCNFMGLPVLFSRRNGMVSIAFVAGMVGFLSLLFPMTRPDLYNYRSNNCQCWHGYCSWS from the exons ATGGAAGAGGAGGTCGTTTCGAAGGGGACGGCAGTGGTGGCCTGTACCGCCATGACCTTGTCCTACGTTGCGATTCTCTACGCTCCTACTTTGATCCTCCGCCTCCCACCTCCTCCCTCATTCAACATCTTCATGATCCGACGCTTCGTATGTGCCGCTATCTCCTCAATTGTTTCACTCCTCATCTGCGCCCTCATCCTCCCC ATAAGAAGGAAGGAGGCATCGGTTCTACTCGGTGTTTACGGAATCCAAGTGGATCATATT TGGCAAGCTGTGGTGTTTCCTGTTTTCTTGACTTCTTTAATGTATGCCGGATCTTTGGTGCTCAAGTCTCTGGTATTGGTGGAATCGTGGAGGGACAATGTTCATCACAATGAAGGTGTTTCCGTTGAGTGTATCAAAATCATCGTACAAAAGTTGATTGCGTCGATAGTTTCAGTTACTTCCAATGTTCTGGCTTGGCGTAATTTTGTTGTG GCACCACTTACCGAGGAGCTGGTTTTTAGAGCATGCATGATACCTCTACTTCTATGTGGAGGATTTAAACCATACACTGTCATATATCTCTGTCCAATTTTCTTCagcttgg CACATCTAAACCATTTAATGGAGTTCTACAGCAAGCAAAACTATAGCTGGGCCAAAACTTCCATGGTTGTAG GACTCCAGCTTGGCTACACGGTAATATTTGGGTCATATGCATCTTTCCTCTTCATTCGAACTG GACATCTGATAGCTCCTTTAGTTGCTCAtatgttttgcaattttatggGACTGCCAGTGCTGTTTTCACGGAGGAATG GTATGGTAAGCATAGCATTTGTTGCAGGAATGGTTGGCTTCCTCTCACTTCTTTTTCCAATGACACGCCCAGATCTGTATAATTATAGATCTAATAATTGCCAATGTTGGCATGGATATTGTTCTTGGAGCTGA
- the LOC122276344 gene encoding CAAX prenyl protease 2 isoform X1 — MEEEVVSKGTAVVACTAMTLSYVAILYAPTLILRLPPPPSFNIFMIRRFVCAAISSIVSLLICALILPIRRKEASVLLGVYGIQVDHIVSWQAVVFPVFLTSLMYAGSLVLKSLVLVESWRDNVHHNEGVSVECIKIIVQKLIASIVSVTSNVLAWRNFVVAPLTEELVFRACMIPLLLCGGFKPYTVIYLCPIFFSLAHLNHLMEFYSKQNYSWAKTSMVVGLQLGYTVIFGSYASFLFIRTGHLIAPLVAHMFCNFMGLPVLFSRRNGMVSIAFVAGMVGFLSLLFPMTRPDLYNYRSNNCQCWHGYCSWS; from the exons ATGGAAGAGGAGGTCGTTTCGAAGGGGACGGCAGTGGTGGCCTGTACCGCCATGACCTTGTCCTACGTTGCGATTCTCTACGCTCCTACTTTGATCCTCCGCCTCCCACCTCCTCCCTCATTCAACATCTTCATGATCCGACGCTTCGTATGTGCCGCTATCTCCTCAATTGTTTCACTCCTCATCTGCGCCCTCATCCTCCCC ATAAGAAGGAAGGAGGCATCGGTTCTACTCGGTGTTTACGGAATCCAAGTGGATCATATTGTCAGT TGGCAAGCTGTGGTGTTTCCTGTTTTCTTGACTTCTTTAATGTATGCCGGATCTTTGGTGCTCAAGTCTCTGGTATTGGTGGAATCGTGGAGGGACAATGTTCATCACAATGAAGGTGTTTCCGTTGAGTGTATCAAAATCATCGTACAAAAGTTGATTGCGTCGATAGTTTCAGTTACTTCCAATGTTCTGGCTTGGCGTAATTTTGTTGTG GCACCACTTACCGAGGAGCTGGTTTTTAGAGCATGCATGATACCTCTACTTCTATGTGGAGGATTTAAACCATACACTGTCATATATCTCTGTCCAATTTTCTTCagcttgg CACATCTAAACCATTTAATGGAGTTCTACAGCAAGCAAAACTATAGCTGGGCCAAAACTTCCATGGTTGTAG GACTCCAGCTTGGCTACACGGTAATATTTGGGTCATATGCATCTTTCCTCTTCATTCGAACTG GACATCTGATAGCTCCTTTAGTTGCTCAtatgttttgcaattttatggGACTGCCAGTGCTGTTTTCACGGAGGAATG GTATGGTAAGCATAGCATTTGTTGCAGGAATGGTTGGCTTCCTCTCACTTCTTTTTCCAATGACACGCCCAGATCTGTATAATTATAGATCTAATAATTGCCAATGTTGGCATGGATATTGTTCTTGGAGCTGA